A single genomic interval of Microbacterium hydrocarbonoxydans harbors:
- a CDS encoding alpha-L-rhamnosidase, translating into MTTATFITPVTPSGREGDPAPYFRRDFTASAGLQRATLRVTAIGLVEAWLNGARVGDEVLAPGWTSYRHRLAVSSHDVTSLIREGENALGAIVGEGWALGRLGWENRRNHYSDRPALWAELVLEYVDRVETIGTDDSFRVSSGAIRSASIYDGEIVDARQEPMGWSAPGFDESSWGPVEGLDWPVESLIERTAEPIRRVEELVPVEVLTSPSGRTVVDFGQNISGWVRFTVSASTGDVITLRHAEVLTNGDLDYETIRTARATDVYTARGDVSETFEPRFTFHGFRYVDIEGWPGQPSPDDLRAIVVHSDMTRTGWFETSSPLVNRLHENVVWSMRDNFVGVPTDCPQRDERLGWTGDLNAFAPTAAFLYDVRGVLGSWLEDLSAEQEEKGFVPWVVPDVLSTPSSPTALWSDVAVSLPWVLYQEYGDPEILRRAYPSMTAFIRSVESSLDEHGLWSSGFQYGDWLDPDAPSDNPAGGKTDRHLVASAYLCKTTRELADTAALLGEEADAAHFAALADRVRAAFRREYVTAAGRIVNESATAYALAIVFDILDAEQRKHAGDQLANLVAKAGFRISTGFAGTPLVTDALSSTGHLDEAYALLTETQCPSFLYPVTMGATTIWERWDSIRPDGTINPSGMTSLNHYALGAVASWLHRVVGGIEATEPGYRRIRIAPRPGGGLTSAKTGHTTVRGEIAVSWRHENGEMAVDVVVPEGADAEVVLPLHPDSLAETVGAGSHSWRYEVPVAQRAEYSMDTSLNVLAADPVVWRDVTAVFAEHLPGIPIDGTAPEAAVMSLDIVLGYIPGASDELRADLERAVTDSNTRGVHA; encoded by the coding sequence ATGACCACTGCCACCTTCATCACCCCCGTGACCCCGAGCGGACGGGAGGGGGACCCCGCGCCCTACTTCCGACGGGACTTCACGGCATCCGCCGGTCTGCAGCGTGCCACCTTGCGCGTGACCGCGATCGGTCTCGTGGAGGCATGGCTCAATGGAGCGCGGGTCGGCGATGAAGTCCTCGCGCCCGGCTGGACCTCCTATCGGCATCGCCTGGCGGTGTCCAGCCATGACGTCACCTCGCTCATCCGCGAGGGCGAGAACGCCCTGGGGGCGATCGTCGGCGAAGGGTGGGCTCTCGGACGACTCGGATGGGAGAACCGGCGCAATCATTACAGCGATCGCCCGGCGCTGTGGGCAGAGCTCGTGCTCGAGTACGTCGACCGGGTCGAGACGATCGGGACGGATGACTCCTTCCGGGTGTCGTCCGGTGCCATCCGCAGTGCCAGCATCTACGACGGCGAGATCGTGGATGCTCGACAGGAGCCGATGGGATGGAGCGCGCCGGGCTTCGATGAGAGTTCGTGGGGTCCGGTTGAAGGTCTCGACTGGCCGGTGGAGTCGTTGATCGAGCGGACCGCCGAGCCGATCCGTCGCGTCGAGGAACTCGTGCCGGTGGAGGTTCTCACGAGTCCGAGCGGACGCACCGTCGTGGACTTCGGACAGAACATCTCCGGCTGGGTACGGTTCACCGTGTCCGCGTCCACCGGCGACGTGATCACGCTGCGACATGCAGAGGTCCTCACGAACGGCGACCTCGATTACGAGACGATCCGGACCGCGCGAGCCACGGATGTGTACACCGCGCGTGGCGACGTGTCCGAGACCTTCGAGCCGCGTTTCACGTTCCACGGCTTCCGCTACGTCGATATCGAAGGCTGGCCCGGCCAGCCTTCCCCGGACGACCTGAGGGCGATCGTGGTGCACAGCGACATGACCCGTACCGGATGGTTCGAGACGTCGAGTCCGCTGGTGAACCGCCTGCACGAGAACGTCGTGTGGTCGATGCGGGACAACTTCGTCGGCGTGCCCACCGATTGCCCGCAGCGAGACGAACGGCTCGGCTGGACCGGTGATCTCAACGCCTTCGCACCCACGGCGGCCTTCCTCTACGACGTTCGCGGTGTGCTCGGCTCGTGGCTGGAAGATCTCTCGGCCGAGCAGGAGGAGAAAGGGTTCGTGCCGTGGGTCGTCCCGGACGTGCTGTCGACTCCTTCGTCACCCACCGCATTGTGGTCGGATGTCGCCGTGAGCCTGCCATGGGTCCTGTACCAGGAGTATGGCGACCCGGAGATCCTCCGTCGTGCCTACCCGTCGATGACCGCATTCATCCGCAGTGTGGAGTCGTCGCTCGATGAGCACGGTCTGTGGTCGAGCGGGTTCCAGTACGGTGACTGGCTCGACCCCGATGCCCCGAGCGACAATCCCGCGGGAGGGAAGACGGACCGTCACCTGGTGGCATCCGCCTACTTGTGCAAGACGACGCGCGAGCTGGCCGACACGGCAGCGCTGCTCGGTGAGGAAGCCGATGCCGCGCACTTCGCAGCGCTCGCTGACCGTGTGCGCGCGGCGTTCCGACGGGAGTACGTCACGGCCGCAGGGCGGATCGTGAACGAGTCCGCGACGGCATACGCACTGGCCATCGTGTTCGACATCCTCGACGCTGAGCAGCGGAAGCACGCCGGGGACCAGCTCGCAAACCTGGTGGCCAAGGCGGGGTTCAGGATCTCGACCGGGTTCGCGGGCACTCCGCTGGTGACCGACGCGCTGTCCAGCACCGGCCATCTCGATGAGGCGTATGCGCTCCTCACGGAGACCCAGTGCCCGTCCTTCCTGTATCCCGTCACGATGGGCGCGACGACGATCTGGGAGCGGTGGGACTCGATCCGCCCCGACGGGACGATCAATCCCTCCGGCATGACGTCACTCAATCATTACGCCCTCGGCGCGGTGGCATCATGGCTGCATCGCGTCGTCGGCGGCATCGAGGCGACCGAACCCGGATACCGGCGGATCCGAATCGCACCGCGGCCCGGCGGTGGGCTCACGTCCGCGAAGACCGGCCACACCACCGTGCGAGGCGAGATCGCCGTGTCCTGGCGTCACGAGAACGGGGAGATGGCCGTTGACGTCGTCGTGCCCGAGGGTGCCGACGCCGAAGTGGTGCTTCCGCTCCATCCGGACTCCCTGGCCGAGACCGTGGGAGCCGGCAGCCATTCCTGGCGGTACGAGGTCCCGGTCGCGCAGCGGGCCGAGTACTCGATGGACACGTCTCTGAATGTTCTGGCCGCCGACCCCGTCGTGTGGCGTGACGTCACTGCGGTCTTCGCGGAGCACCTACCGGGGATCCCGATCGACGGCACTGCCCCCGAGGCGGCCGTGATGAGCCTCGACATCGTTCTCGGGTACATCCCCGGAGCCTCCGACGAGCTGCGCGCCGATCTCGAGCGTGCTGTGACCGATTCGAATACACGAGGAGTACACGCATGA
- a CDS encoding glycoside hydrolase family 3 C-terminal domain-containing protein — MTDTQAGAGIAPDSFDENATEPAALLSGKDFWSTREGHGIRSLVLTDGPHGVRRQSGDADHLGLNQSVPATCFPPGAGIASSWDPTLMREVGEALGREARALGVDVLLGPAINIKRSPLGGRTFEYLSEDPRLTGALAVEYVRGVQSTGVGTSVKHFAVNNQETDRMRTSAEVDARTLREIYLPAFERVVKEASPTSVMSAYNAVNGVFSSENRWLLTELLREEWGFDGLVVSDWGAIKDRVVALAAGLDLEMPGTGDAGTEAILQAVRDGRLESSVVEASVERLRTIAERTAPSGDATEIDLDAHHLLARRAAAASIVLLRNENETLPLRTGQRVAVVGELAVAPQYQGGGSSHVNPTRVDLPLDELREALGDEHVVYAPGYSRTPDEDASGLLAEARTAAASADVTVVFVGLYEEDQSEGFDREHIDLPSPHLALIEAVVGVAKKTVVVLSNGGVVTLEPWHDRVDAIVEGWALGQAVGSALADVLTGAVNPSGRLAETIPHALADTPAFLNFPGEQEVVRYGEGVFVGYRYYTSVDRAVRYPFGHGLSYTSFSVEAFEVEADGVDTAKVRVTVRNAGDRAGSDVVQLYIAPAPSPVRRPIRELGAFAKVTLEPGESTTVSLALERRAFAHWDARAARWWVDPGTYRVELGRSASEIVAVRELSLAGDVERPAALSLESTVKEWFGHAVVGPVLMQSMMADATAEQQAAAEANASALKMVESMPMGQFARFPGVDIPEEALEQLVALSVSAAMPDPASEPAL; from the coding sequence ATGACTGACACTCAGGCCGGTGCAGGTATCGCCCCGGATTCGTTCGATGAGAACGCCACTGAACCGGCCGCGCTGCTCAGCGGCAAGGACTTCTGGTCCACTCGCGAAGGACACGGCATCCGCTCGCTGGTGCTCACGGACGGACCACACGGCGTTCGTCGTCAGAGTGGCGATGCCGACCATCTCGGTCTCAACCAGAGCGTGCCTGCCACCTGCTTCCCGCCGGGAGCCGGAATCGCCTCGAGTTGGGACCCGACCCTCATGCGTGAAGTCGGTGAAGCGCTGGGTCGCGAGGCGCGCGCGCTCGGCGTCGACGTGCTTCTCGGGCCTGCGATCAACATCAAACGCTCGCCGCTCGGCGGGCGCACGTTCGAGTACCTCTCCGAGGACCCTCGCCTCACAGGCGCGCTCGCTGTCGAGTACGTGCGCGGTGTCCAGAGCACGGGGGTCGGCACCTCGGTGAAGCACTTCGCGGTCAACAACCAGGAGACCGACCGCATGCGCACCAGCGCGGAAGTCGACGCCCGCACCCTGCGGGAGATCTATCTGCCCGCGTTCGAGCGGGTCGTCAAGGAGGCTTCGCCGACATCGGTGATGAGCGCCTACAACGCCGTCAACGGCGTCTTCTCCTCTGAGAATCGATGGCTTCTCACCGAGCTGCTGCGCGAGGAGTGGGGGTTCGACGGCCTTGTGGTCTCCGACTGGGGAGCGATCAAGGACCGGGTCGTCGCCCTGGCCGCGGGTCTCGATCTCGAGATGCCCGGGACGGGTGACGCGGGCACCGAGGCGATTCTGCAGGCGGTGCGCGACGGACGTCTTGAATCGTCAGTCGTCGAAGCGAGTGTCGAGAGGCTGCGGACGATCGCCGAGCGCACCGCACCCTCCGGAGACGCAACAGAGATCGATCTCGACGCGCATCATCTTCTTGCGCGGCGTGCAGCGGCGGCATCGATCGTCCTTCTCCGCAATGAGAACGAGACCCTGCCGCTCCGGACCGGACAGCGGGTGGCGGTCGTCGGTGAGCTCGCCGTGGCACCGCAGTATCAGGGAGGTGGCAGCTCGCACGTGAACCCGACGAGGGTCGACCTTCCGCTCGACGAGCTGCGCGAGGCGCTCGGTGACGAGCACGTCGTCTACGCTCCGGGGTACTCGCGCACGCCGGACGAGGATGCGTCCGGACTGCTCGCCGAGGCACGTACCGCCGCCGCCTCCGCGGACGTGACCGTCGTGTTCGTCGGCCTCTACGAGGAAGACCAGTCCGAGGGGTTCGACCGCGAGCACATCGACCTGCCTTCGCCGCATCTGGCGCTGATAGAGGCCGTCGTCGGTGTCGCGAAGAAGACCGTCGTCGTGCTGTCGAACGGCGGGGTGGTCACGCTCGAGCCATGGCATGACCGGGTGGATGCCATCGTCGAGGGATGGGCCCTCGGCCAGGCTGTCGGCAGCGCCCTCGCCGACGTTCTCACGGGTGCGGTGAACCCCTCCGGACGCCTCGCCGAGACGATCCCCCATGCGCTGGCCGACACACCCGCTTTCCTGAACTTCCCCGGTGAGCAGGAAGTGGTGCGCTACGGGGAGGGCGTGTTCGTGGGCTACCGGTACTACACCAGTGTCGACCGCGCGGTCCGGTACCCGTTCGGCCACGGCCTGAGCTACACGAGCTTCAGTGTCGAAGCCTTCGAGGTCGAGGCCGATGGCGTCGACACCGCGAAGGTGCGTGTGACTGTCCGGAACGCCGGAGACCGAGCCGGATCGGATGTGGTGCAGCTCTACATCGCCCCTGCGCCGTCGCCAGTCCGTCGGCCGATCCGCGAACTCGGAGCGTTCGCGAAGGTCACGCTCGAACCGGGCGAGTCCACCACGGTTTCGCTCGCCCTCGAGCGCCGCGCGTTCGCGCATTGGGATGCCCGCGCCGCACGGTGGTGGGTGGACCCAGGCACATATCGCGTCGAGCTCGGCCGATCGGCCAGCGAGATCGTCGCCGTCCGCGAACTCTCGCTTGCCGGGGATGTCGAGCGCCCGGCCGCGCTGAGTCTCGAGTCCACGGTGAAGGAGTGGTTCGGACACGCCGTCGTCGGGCCCGTCCTGATGCAGAGCATGATGGCCGACGCGACGGCCGAGCAGCAGGCGGCGGCCGAGGCGAACGCGAGCGCGCTCAAGATGGTCGAATCGATGCCCATGGGGCAGTTCGCCCGTTTCCCTGGAGTGGACATTCCCGAGGAAGCGCTCGAACAGCTCGTCGCCCTGAGCGTCTCCGCCGCGATGCCCGATCCGGCGTCGGAGCCGGCGCTATGA
- a CDS encoding NAD-dependent epimerase/dehydratase family protein has translation MTRDPGRRRVFLTGAAGNWGRAILREFAERADEYQVIALVLPSAKDAAAIRHFEDMENLDVVFGDLTDYAAVERCVRGADIVLHVGAVVSPFADEHPELAHRVNVGSIRNIIRAVRAQPDPGEIGVIGIGTVAETGDRTPPHHWGRVGDPLRVSRFDEYGQSKVVAEKELVDSGLPKWAWLRQTGIFHPGMLEIRDPIMTHSTLGGVMEWVTAEDAARLLVNACDPDIPAEFWRDIHNIGGGAAWRLTNWQLQTMISGAMGVRDVRRWYDRNWFATRNFHGQWYTDSDRLEMLVPFRRDTPSEALARAVATLPGAVRSAGLIPPAIVKHLVLKPLAHKPRGTMDYIRRGDDEGISAFFGSREEWERIGDWSTFWPPRPDRSATLLDHGYDETKHSSEWSSLDYVEAASFRGGESLSPDAVRGDIATPLQWRCAFGHEFAGSPRLVLRAGHWCPDCITDVVGYAKQAERNPFLAQLETLGGDSEPAAADLRASVQSVT, from the coding sequence ATGACTCGCGACCCCGGACGTCGGCGCGTCTTCCTGACGGGCGCGGCGGGAAACTGGGGACGGGCGATCCTGCGTGAGTTCGCGGAGCGGGCCGACGAGTACCAGGTGATCGCGCTCGTGCTTCCCTCGGCGAAGGATGCCGCGGCGATTCGTCACTTCGAGGACATGGAGAATCTCGACGTGGTGTTCGGGGACCTCACCGATTACGCAGCCGTCGAACGTTGCGTTCGGGGTGCCGACATCGTGCTGCACGTCGGAGCCGTCGTATCGCCCTTCGCAGACGAGCATCCAGAGCTCGCGCACCGGGTGAACGTCGGCAGCATCCGGAACATCATCCGTGCGGTCCGGGCGCAGCCGGACCCGGGAGAGATCGGTGTCATCGGTATCGGCACCGTCGCAGAGACGGGAGACCGGACGCCGCCCCACCACTGGGGACGCGTCGGCGACCCCCTGAGAGTGTCGCGGTTCGACGAATACGGTCAGAGCAAGGTCGTCGCGGAGAAGGAACTCGTCGACTCGGGCCTGCCGAAGTGGGCCTGGTTGCGCCAGACCGGCATCTTCCACCCGGGGATGCTCGAGATCCGCGACCCGATCATGACGCACTCGACCCTCGGCGGAGTCATGGAGTGGGTCACAGCCGAAGACGCCGCGCGACTCCTCGTCAATGCCTGCGATCCGGACATACCGGCCGAATTCTGGCGCGACATCCACAACATCGGCGGCGGCGCGGCATGGCGGCTCACGAACTGGCAGCTGCAGACGATGATCTCCGGTGCGATGGGCGTCCGCGACGTGCGGAGGTGGTACGACCGGAACTGGTTCGCCACCAGGAACTTCCACGGGCAGTGGTATACCGACTCCGACCGGCTCGAGATGCTCGTGCCATTCCGCCGTGACACCCCGTCAGAAGCGCTCGCGCGAGCGGTCGCCACGCTTCCCGGAGCCGTACGCTCCGCCGGGCTGATCCCTCCGGCGATCGTGAAGCACCTCGTGTTGAAGCCACTCGCTCACAAGCCCCGCGGGACCATGGACTACATCCGACGAGGAGACGACGAAGGCATCTCGGCATTCTTCGGCTCCCGAGAGGAATGGGAGCGCATCGGTGATTGGTCGACGTTCTGGCCGCCGCGTCCCGATCGATCGGCCACCCTGCTCGATCACGGGTACGACGAGACGAAGCACTCGTCGGAATGGAGTTCTCTCGACTACGTCGAAGCCGCGAGTTTCCGGGGCGGAGAATCGCTCTCGCCGGATGCTGTGCGCGGCGACATCGCGACGCCTCTTCAGTGGCGCTGTGCATTCGGTCATGAATTCGCCGGAAGCCCCCGCCTTGTACTCCGCGCAGGTCACTGGTGCCCTGACTGCATCACAGACGTCGTCGGCTATGCGAAGCAGGCGGAGCGCAACCCGTTCCTCGCGCAACTCGAGACTCTCGGGGGTGACTCGGAACCGGCTGCAGCGGACCTCCGGGCATCGGTGCAGTCGGTCACATGA
- a CDS encoding carbohydrate kinase family protein, with protein MSRTVLVVGEALVDVVHRADGRVDESPGGSPANVALALGRLGDAALFLTQLGDDPRGERIREWLREAGVRVVSSTAAHTATATAHLDESGSARYEFDISWSGDGIAAAHHDDIGIVHTGSIAASMTPGAAAVRALLTEMRATSLVTYDPNVRPALLPDHPQTVHDVEGFVALADLVKASDEDLAWLYPGVDPLEVARSWLQRGPSAVVVTTGANGAFGVTRGGVTQVRGRSVDVVDTVGAGDTFMSALIHGLLDLGLDSAGSRAALQSIGDDSLAELLRFSARAAAVTVSRPGADPPLLGELGGPDQAAARTRDAVDA; from the coding sequence ATGAGCCGGACCGTCCTCGTCGTCGGGGAGGCTCTCGTCGACGTCGTCCATCGCGCAGATGGGCGCGTCGACGAGAGCCCCGGCGGCAGCCCTGCGAACGTCGCACTCGCGCTCGGCCGCCTCGGGGATGCCGCCCTGTTCCTCACGCAGCTCGGCGACGACCCGCGCGGCGAGAGGATACGCGAGTGGTTGAGGGAAGCGGGCGTCCGGGTCGTCTCCTCGACCGCTGCGCACACGGCGACCGCGACCGCCCACCTCGACGAATCCGGCTCGGCGCGCTATGAGTTCGACATCTCCTGGTCGGGGGATGGCATCGCCGCGGCGCACCACGACGACATCGGGATCGTGCACACGGGATCGATCGCCGCGTCGATGACTCCCGGTGCGGCGGCGGTACGCGCCCTCCTCACGGAGATGCGGGCGACCTCCCTGGTCACCTATGACCCCAACGTGCGTCCTGCACTTCTCCCTGACCATCCGCAGACAGTGCACGACGTCGAAGGATTCGTCGCCCTCGCCGACCTCGTCAAAGCCAGCGACGAGGATCTGGCCTGGCTGTATCCCGGCGTCGATCCGCTCGAGGTCGCGCGCTCCTGGCTGCAGCGCGGGCCGTCGGCGGTCGTGGTCACCACGGGCGCGAACGGTGCGTTCGGGGTGACCCGCGGTGGCGTGACGCAGGTCAGAGGACGTTCCGTCGACGTCGTGGACACCGTCGGAGCCGGCGACACGTTCATGAGCGCCCTCATCCACGGCCTTCTCGATCTCGGCCTCGATTCCGCGGGATCGCGCGCGGCGCTGCAGAGCATCGGCGACGACTCGCTCGCCGAGCTGCTTCGCTTCAGCGCACGCGCCGCCGCCGTGACCGTCTCGCGCCCGGGGGCGGACCCGCCGCTCCTCGGCGAGCTCGGCGGACCGGATCAGGCGGCTGCGCGCACCCGCGACGCCGTCGACGCGTGA
- a CDS encoding putative quinol monooxygenase, whose protein sequence is MSDEHVALYAEFTALPGASDEVEALIAEYAATVRSEPGNRVFDVYRRAEDADRFVVFELYRDRAAFDEHVGAEAGRAFNAELVPRIVEPHSILSFLTPLGRS, encoded by the coding sequence ATGAGCGACGAGCACGTCGCCCTCTACGCCGAGTTCACGGCGCTCCCCGGGGCATCGGACGAGGTGGAGGCCCTGATCGCGGAGTACGCGGCGACGGTGCGATCGGAACCGGGCAACCGGGTGTTCGACGTGTACCGCCGGGCGGAGGATGCCGATCGCTTCGTCGTCTTCGAGCTCTACCGGGACCGGGCCGCGTTCGACGAGCATGTCGGTGCCGAAGCCGGACGCGCCTTCAATGCCGAGCTCGTGCCGAGAATCGTCGAACCGCACAGCATCCTCTCGTTCCTGACGCCCCTCGGGCGATCATGA
- a CDS encoding ATP-binding cassette domain-containing protein has protein sequence MTTTAEALSPAPTPTGVPVLEAKRLVKTFGRVVGLDGVSLQLHAGEVLAIIGDNGAGKSTLIKCLTGAYIPDDGQLLLDGQEVHFKGPQDARNAGIETVYQNLAVSPALDVASNLYLGRERRKPGILGSVFRALDTAGMRQDARDQVLKLGISTLQDVTVAVENLSGGQRQAVAVARAAAFGSKVVVLDEPTAALGVRESNQVLELIENLRGNGVPVILISHNMPHVFQVADRIHIQRLGKRAATITPQSHTMTDAVAIMTGAAQA, from the coding sequence GTGACCACTACAGCTGAAGCCCTCTCCCCCGCACCGACGCCCACCGGGGTGCCGGTCCTCGAAGCCAAGCGCCTCGTGAAGACCTTCGGTCGCGTGGTCGGTCTGGACGGCGTGAGCCTGCAACTGCATGCCGGCGAGGTCCTCGCGATCATCGGCGACAACGGCGCGGGCAAGTCGACGCTCATCAAGTGCCTCACCGGCGCCTACATCCCCGACGACGGGCAGCTGCTGCTCGACGGTCAGGAGGTCCACTTCAAGGGCCCCCAGGATGCGCGCAATGCCGGCATCGAGACGGTCTACCAGAATCTCGCCGTCTCCCCCGCGCTCGATGTCGCCTCGAACCTCTACCTCGGCCGTGAGCGGCGCAAGCCCGGCATCCTCGGTTCGGTGTTCCGTGCCCTCGACACGGCCGGAATGCGACAGGATGCCCGCGATCAGGTGCTGAAGCTGGGGATCTCCACGCTCCAGGATGTGACCGTGGCGGTCGAGAACCTCTCCGGAGGCCAGCGCCAGGCCGTCGCCGTGGCTCGCGCCGCCGCGTTCGGCTCGAAGGTCGTGGTCCTCGACGAGCCCACCGCCGCTCTCGGCGTGCGCGAATCGAATCAGGTGCTCGAGCTGATCGAGAATCTGCGCGGCAACGGCGTCCCGGTCATCCTGATCTCGCACAACATGCCGCACGTGTTCCAGGTCGCCGACCGCATTCACATCCAGCGTCTCGGCAAGCGCGCCGCGACCATCACGCCGCAGTCGCACACCATGACGGATGCCGTGGCGATCATGACCGGAGCCGCGCAGGCATGA
- a CDS encoding ABC transporter permease, with translation MGNDNVTHTAPTSSLDLAAEFLDHRTPVDRLRGILHRYPAISPAVVLLVAVIVFGAINPRFFAAANLSLVLDQVSVVGTVAIAQTLIILTAGIDLSVGALMIGTSMVMAQTAANNGLPAPVALLAGLLAALAAGALNGLLVTRVKLPPFIATLGTFNVFIALTLLYSGGQTIRKSDMPELLTWTATSLPLGDVRLTVGVLIMLALYALVAYILGRTAWGRHVYAVGDDEDAARLAGISTKKVLFSVYIAAGAILAVAAWIQIGRSGAASPNAGADLNLDSITAVVIGGTSLFGGRGIIWGTLLGAVIVGVFRNGLFLAGVDGLYQTLAIGILVIVAVAIDQWIRKVRK, from the coding sequence ATGGGAAATGACAACGTGACGCATACAGCCCCCACATCCTCCCTGGATCTCGCGGCGGAGTTCCTCGACCACCGCACACCGGTCGATCGCCTCCGCGGCATCCTGCACCGATACCCGGCCATCAGCCCCGCCGTGGTGCTCCTCGTCGCGGTCATCGTCTTCGGCGCGATCAACCCTCGCTTCTTCGCGGCCGCGAACCTCTCGCTCGTGCTCGATCAGGTGTCGGTGGTCGGAACCGTCGCGATCGCGCAGACCCTGATCATCCTCACCGCCGGTATCGACCTCTCGGTCGGCGCACTGATGATCGGCACGTCCATGGTGATGGCGCAGACCGCGGCGAACAACGGACTCCCCGCTCCTGTCGCGCTGCTCGCCGGCCTACTGGCCGCACTGGCGGCCGGGGCGCTGAACGGACTGCTCGTGACGCGGGTCAAGCTGCCCCCGTTCATCGCGACGCTCGGCACGTTCAACGTCTTCATCGCCTTGACCCTGCTGTACAGCGGCGGCCAGACGATCCGCAAGTCCGACATGCCCGAGCTGCTCACCTGGACCGCGACCTCGCTCCCGCTCGGTGATGTGCGTCTGACCGTCGGCGTCCTCATCATGCTCGCGCTCTACGCGCTCGTCGCCTACATCCTCGGCCGGACCGCGTGGGGCCGCCATGTCTACGCCGTCGGCGACGATGAGGATGCCGCGCGCCTTGCCGGCATCTCGACCAAGAAGGTGCTGTTCAGCGTCTACATCGCGGCCGGTGCCATCCTCGCCGTCGCCGCCTGGATCCAGATCGGACGCTCCGGCGCAGCCAGCCCCAACGCGGGCGCCGACCTGAACCTCGACTCCATCACCGCCGTCGTGATCGGCGGCACCTCGCTCTTCGGTGGTCGCGGAATCATCTGGGGCACCCTGCTGGGAGCGGTCATCGTCGGAGTCTTCCGCAACGGCCTCTTCCTCGCCGGCGTCGACGGTCTCTACCAGACCCTCGCCATCGGCATCCTCGTCATCGTCGCGGTCGCCATCGACCAGTGGATTCGAAAGGTACGCAAGTGA
- a CDS encoding substrate-binding domain-containing protein yields MKKLTPRFSRALLAAVSVSAGLALTLTGCSGATGSGGGSTDDTIGVSLIVKTNSNPFFVAMQDGAKAAAEKDGVTLTLAAGKEDGDEDTQIQAIEAAISKGDKGILITPNGPAVLDAIEKARDAGIFVIALDTAPDPADAVDITFATDNFLAGQYIGQWTAAKLDGEEAVIGMIDLFDDKAVSVDYNRDQGFLDGLGVELGDDQVNGDEESEGSYAGGAGGDYTIVGNEASQGAEDGGRTAMENLLAKNPDINVVYTINEPAAYGAYQALEAAGKDKDDVLIVSVDGGCAGVGQVEDGIIDATSQQYPVKMAELGVQAIVDLVTDGTKPENSEGLDFFNTGVELVTDQPVDGVESIDTAEASGICWGGE; encoded by the coding sequence ATGAAGAAGCTCACCCCACGATTCAGCCGCGCGCTTCTCGCCGCGGTGTCGGTGTCCGCCGGTCTGGCGCTGACGCTGACCGGATGTTCCGGAGCCACGGGATCGGGCGGCGGCTCGACGGATGACACCATCGGTGTCTCGCTCATCGTGAAGACGAACTCCAACCCCTTCTTCGTCGCCATGCAGGACGGCGCGAAGGCCGCCGCCGAGAAGGACGGTGTCACGCTCACCCTCGCCGCCGGCAAGGAGGACGGCGACGAGGACACGCAGATCCAGGCGATCGAGGCCGCCATCTCCAAGGGCGACAAGGGCATCCTGATCACGCCGAACGGACCCGCCGTGCTCGACGCGATCGAGAAGGCCCGCGATGCCGGCATCTTCGTGATCGCCCTCGACACCGCCCCCGACCCCGCTGATGCCGTCGACATCACCTTCGCGACGGACAACTTCCTCGCCGGCCAGTACATCGGCCAGTGGACCGCGGCGAAGCTCGACGGCGAGGAGGCGGTCATCGGAATGATCGATCTTTTCGACGACAAGGCCGTGAGCGTCGACTACAACCGCGACCAGGGCTTCCTCGACGGACTCGGCGTCGAGCTCGGCGACGACCAGGTCAACGGCGACGAGGAGTCCGAGGGCTCGTACGCCGGCGGCGCCGGGGGCGACTACACGATCGTCGGCAACGAGGCGTCGCAGGGCGCCGAGGACGGCGGGCGCACCGCGATGGAGAACCTGCTCGCCAAGAACCCGGACATCAACGTGGTCTACACGATCAACGAGCCCGCGGCCTACGGCGCGTACCAGGCGCTGGAGGCGGCCGGCAAGGACAAGGACGACGTCCTCATCGTCTCGGTCGACGGCGGCTGCGCCGGTGTCGGCCAGGTCGAGGACGGGATCATCGACGCGACGAGCCAGCAGTACCCGGTGAAGATGGCCGAGCTCGGCGTGCAGGCCATCGTCGACCTCGTCACCGACGGGACCAAGCCCGAGAACTCCGAGGGCCTGGACTTCTTCAACACGGGCGTCGAGCTCGTGACCGATCAGCCCGTCGACGGCGTCGAGTCGATCGACACCGCCGAAGCCTCCGGCATCTGCTGGGGCGGCGAGTAA